The Gloeobacter morelensis MG652769 genome contains the following window.
AGACGCGAGGGGCGCTTCGAGCTGGCCCGGCGCTGTTTCGCGCACCTCGAGACCCAGGTGGATCTCGATCTGTTGGGTTACAGCGGTGTCTTCGAGCATTAAAAAGTGCTTCCCAGGTTAGATGGCAATGGGGGCGCTCCCTGTACTGTAATGGGGAGGCCCGCCTCTGCAAGGGGGTGGTGCGCGTATGTGTATTTAGTGACGGTGCACCCTGTCTGGCGCCGCCTTCTGCTGTCCCATGCTCCAATCTGCCGAACGCATCCTAGTCGTCGACGATCTGCCTGACAATATCGCCCTAGTCCAGTTTCTGCTCGCAAGTGAAGGCTATGAAATCGAGACGGCAAGTTCCGGTGCCGAGTGCCTCGACCGGGTTTACAAAAATTCTCCGGATCTGGTGCTGCTCGATGTGATGATGCCCGGAATGGACGGCTATGAAGTCACCCGCCGCCTGAAGGCCGACGGGCACCTGCCCTTTTTGCCGATTTTGCTGGTCACTGCCTCCGACCGTCCGAGTGCAGCCCTGGGCCTCGATGCTGGGGCGGACGAGTTTATCCGCAAGCCGATCGAGCCGGACGAATTGCTCGCCCGGGTGCGTTCACTGCTGCGCCTCAAGCGTTCGATCAGCGAACGCGACAGCATCGCCCGCCAGCGCGAAGATTTTGTGGCCCGCCTCGCCCACGACCTGCGCACCCCCCTGGTGGCCGCCGACCGCATGTTCAACCTGCTGGGTCAGGGAGCGCTCGGACCGATGCCGCCCTCGATGGCCGAGGCAATAGAAATCATGGCCCGCTCCAACAGTAACCTGCTGGCACTGGTGCGCACTTTACTCGATGTCTACCGCTACGAGGCCGGGGCCAAAAAGCTGCATTTTCAGCCGGTCGATGTCATCGAGTTGATGCAGCAGGTGTGCGACGAACTGGCGCCGCTTGCGGCTGAGAAGCATCTGGAATTGTCTGCCCAACTGGAGACAGTCCCCAAGGTGCTGGCTGATCGTCTGGAACTGCGGCGGGTGCTCACCAATTTGCTCGGCAACGCCCTCAAATTCACTGACCAGGGTGGCGTCACCGTGCGCAGCCGCCTGGGGGACGGAGGCGGCGTCCATCTCGATTTTTGCGACACCGGACCGGGGATCGCCGCCGAGGAGCAGGCGTATCTGTTTCGCCGTTTTGCCCAGGGCCGCCACAGCAAAGAAGGCAGTGGCATGGGTCTGCATTTGAGCCGCCAGATCGTTGAAGCCCACGGCGGCACCCTCACTCTCACCAGCGCTCCCGGCACAGGCAGTATCTTCACGGTGACATTACCGGCTGCGAAGTGATCGCTATCGGTTTCGGGGAGCAAACACCTGGCCAAGGGACCGCGGCGGGGTAGAAAGCAGAGCGTAGGCCCGCCGCGAATCGAGGCTGACATCGCTCGGCCGCGGCGGGGTCGAAGGGTAGTCTCTTCCCGAAGCAGCCAGGATCAGGCGCGTATCCCAGCCGAAGTGATCCGCCAGCAGCATCCCCAGGGCATAGCGCGACAGGCGCTCAGGCCCACCCAGGTGCAGCAGCCCGGATTGTCCCGCCTCCACCAGTTCGAGCAGGGCCACAGCCAGGTCCGGAGCGTACACCGGCGAGCGAAATTCGTCTGTGAACAAGTTCGCCTGTTTTCCGGCGGCCAGTTGGGCTGCCAGGCGCTCCTCGACGCTGCGCGCCCCCGACGGGCTTGGCCCCAGCAGCAGCGAAGTGCGCAGGACCAACGCCCCCCCGCCCCCCAGTTTCAGCACTCGCTCTTCAGCCGCCATCTTGGTGCGGCCGTAGCAGCCGAGGGGACTGGGGAGGCTTTCTTCGCAGTAGGGAGCACCCCGGCCGTCGAAGACCAGGTCGGTGGAGATGAACACGAAGCGGCAGCCTATCCGGTCGGCGGCAAGCGCGAGCGCTTCGGTCGCTGCGACATTGACGCGCAAGGCCGCGGTGGGATTGGCTTCGCACTGGGCCGCCTCGCTCATCGCCGCGCAATGGACGAGGGCGTCGGGGCGGTACTGTCCCACGAAAGCTGCAAGCCCCGAAAGATCCTCCGAGGCCAGGTCCAACTGCGGTTGCTCGATAGGTAGCGGACAGCGATGGCGGCTTATCGTACCCACCACTTCCCAGGCGCTCTGCAGCGCCCGGCGGGCGACTTGAAAACCGAGCAGGCCGCTAGCGCCCGTGATCAGCAGGCGCTTCGGCACCGGTACTCACCCGCGAGACGGGCGTGGCGGTCCGCACCTGCTGCAGCGACGGGGTGGCCCGCAGCGAGGTGTCGGCGAGGCTGATCAGCGGCGGGAACAAGATGCCCAGCACGACAGTAGCGACCGTCGTAATCAACATGCCGGCTTTGAGGGTCTGGATACCGTCTTGATCGCCCGCCTCGGAATAACTCAGCACCTGGGGGGACGGTTCCTTGACCAGCATCAGCTTGACGACGCGCACGTAGTAGTAAATCGAAGCCACCGAGGTGACCAGGCCGAAGAACACGAGCGTGTAGGCCTGCGACTGCACCGCCGCCCAAAACAGGTACAACTTGCCGAAAAAGCCCGCGAGCGGCGGAATGCCCGCCAGAGAAAGCAAACACAAACTGAGCACCAGCGTGAGAAACGGATCTTTCTGGTAGAGGCCGCTGTAGGCGGTGATCTCGTCGGTGCCGGTGCGCAGGCTGAAGAGCACCACCGCCATGAACGCCCCCAGGTTCATAAACAAGTAGGTGCCGATGTAGAGGATCATGCTGCTGTAGCCTTCCTGGGTGCCGATGGCAAGGCCGATCATCACGTAACCGGCCTGGGCGATCGACGAGTAGGCGAGCATGCGCTTCATGCTGGTCTGGGCGATGGCCACCACGTTGCCGAGTACCATGCTGAGGATGGCCAGCAGCACGAAGAGCGTCTGCCACTGCTCAGAAAAGCCCGGGTAGGCCGAGGTCATAAAGCGGATGGCCAGGGCGAAACCGGCGGCCTTCGAACCGACCGACAAAAAAGCGACCACCGGCGTTGGCGATCCTTCGTACACGTCGGGGGTCCACTGGTGGAAGGGCACAGCCGAGAGCTTGAAGCAGATGCCCGCCGCCACCAGGACCAGCGACAGCAAAGCCGGAAAACCCAGATCCACGATGCGCGGAGCAATCTCGCTCAGCTGCGTCTGGCCGCCGGAAAACCCATAGAGCAGCGACATGCCGTACAGGAAAATACCGGAACTGGCCGCACCGATGAGCAAATACTTTAGCGAAGCTTCGTTGGAGCGCTTGTCGAGCTTGGCGTAGCCCGAGAGCAGATAACTGGTGATACTGAGCAACTCCAGAGCCACGAAGATCATTGCCATCTCCGAGGAACCCGACAGCAGCATCGCCCCGAGGGTTGCCCCGAGCAGCAGCACATAAAATTCGGCCGTCGCCAGACTCGACTGGTTGATGTAGCGCACCGACATCAGCACCGTGAGGGCGGCTGAGATCAAAATAAAGGCGCGAAAGACGACACTCAGCGGATCGGCGGTGAAGCTGCCCAGAAAGCTCACCGGATTTTCGAGAATCCACATCGGCAGCAGCGTGGCGGTGGCAATCCCCAACCCCAAAAGCGTCAGATAAGGAAGCGACCAGGAAGCCTTGCGGCCCGAGATCAAATCCACCAGCAACACCACAACCAGGGTGATGGTGACGATGTATTCGGGCCAGAGCGCCCCGGCGTTGAGTGCGGCCAGATCGATGTTCATGGGCAGAGTTTGCGCCTGTCGCGGAAGCTGTCACCTGTCATCGTACTTTACGTTGGCGGCAACCCACAGGTGCCCTGTGTGCCGTGGGCACTGGGATGTGTTATTGTAACGGTGATAGGGACAAGCGTTCACCACTCGCGGCAGGTTGACCATGGCGATCATCTCCTCCCGTCCTTCCGGAGCCGAGGGCGAACCGGCCAAATCGCGCACCGCTCCCGCCGAAACCGCCCAGCGCTCCCGCGCGGCGGTGCAGTCCGAGCGCGCCCACGAGGACCAGCACGAGGAGAGCCTCAGGCCCAGGAGCCTTGGTGACTATGCCGGCCAAAAAGATCTCAAAGCCGTCCTGGGCATCGCCGTGGCTGCCGCTAAAAGTCGCGGCGAATCGCTCGATCACCTGCTATTTTACGGACCGCCGGGGCTGGGCAAGACGAGCATCTCGCTGATTCTGGCCCGCGAGATGAACGTGCAGATTCACCTTACTACTGCCCCCGCCCTCGAGCGACCCCGCGACATCGCGGGTCTGCTCGTCAAACTTCAGCGCGGCGACATTTTGTTCATCGACGAAATTCACCGCCTGCCCCGGATTACCGAGGAGATTCTCTACCCGGCCATGGAGGATTATCGCCTCGACATCACCATCGGCAAGGGACAAAACGCCCGCATCACCAGCGTGCCGCTACCGCGCTTCACGCTCATCGGGGCCACCACCCGCGTGGGCGCCCTCAGTTCGCCCCTGCGCGATCGCTTCGGTCTTATCCAGCGTTTGCGCTTTTACGATGTCGAAGAACTCACGGGCATCGTCATTCGCAATGCTGCCCTGTTGAATATTCCAATAGATGAACCCGGGGCCGCCGAGATTGCCCGCCGCGCCCGGGGCACCCCGCGCATCGCCAACCGCCTGCTCAAGCGCGTGCGCGACTACGCCCAGGTCGAAGGGGACGGACGGATCACCGAGCCGGTCGCCTGTGCGGCGCTGGAATTATTCGAAGTGGACCCGCGCGGCCTCGACTGGACCGATCGCCGCCTGCTTGCCACCCTCATCGAGCACTACAACGGCGGCCCGGTGGGCGTCGAGTCCCTTGCCGCCGCCACGGGCGAAGACACTCAGACCATCGAAGAGGTCTACGAGCCTTATTTGATGCAAATCGGCTATCTGCTGCGCACCGCCCGCGGCCGGATGGCTTCCCCCGCCGCCTATCGCCACCTGGGCTACGCGCCGCCCCAGCGCTTCGAGCAGGTCAGTCTGCTGGACAACATTGACTCCGCACACAGGCGCAACTGACTGGTTAAAGTAGAGAGATCCTGAAAGATCCCGGCGATGATCGATCCCAACGAGGCCAAAGCCATTATTGAGCAGTACTTCGCCGAGGTCACAGACGAACAGTTCGAGCATGATCTCCGTCAATGGTGCCCGGAAGTGTTCGATGAGCGCTACTTTACCTCAAAATCGACCTTCGCATCCATCATGTTCGAATCCTTGCAAAGACAAACAAGGGGAGCCAGCCTAATGACTCAATCGGCACCGCCACCCTCGCCGAAAGACCATTTACCCACCATGTACGACCTGCCGAGCGAAGCGTTGGAGGAGCCAGGCTTGCCTGACGAATTGCATATTCTCCAACCGCAACTGCTCTCGGTAACCTTTTGGCCGACAGCTTGCCCACAGGAAGAGATTTTTACCGCCAGCGACCTGAATTTCTACTACGACCTGCGCCACCTGCTCTGGTACAAACGCCCGGACTGGTTTGCGGTGATCGGTGTGCCCAGCCTTTACGAAGAGCGAGAACTGCGGCGCAGCTACGTGTTATGGCAAGAAGGGATCGCCCCGACGGTTGTAATTGAGTTTCTTTCGCCTGGTACAGAAGCGGAAGATCTTGGCCGGTCAAGCCATGGGGCGGACGAACCGCCGACCAAGTGGCAGGTCTACGAGCGCATCCTGCGGGTGCCCTACTACATCGTCTTTGACGGGGATGTCGGTCGAATGCGGCTATTTCAACTGCTTGGCATCCGTTATCAGGAGGTGACGCTCGCTGAGCCCCGCTTCTGGTTTGAGGAGTTGGGAATTGGGATTGGTCTTTGGCGGGGCTTCTGGCTCAAGCTCGAACGGCCCTGGTTGCGCTGGTTTGACGAGCGGGGTCAATGGATAGCGACTCCCGAGGAGCAGCCGCGGCATCGAGCCGAGCAGGCCGAGCAAGAGGCCGGGCAGTTGCGCGAGCAAATGGAGCGGCTGAAGGTGCAATTGCGCTCGCTCGGTCTGCAACCGGACCACGGACCGGCTGCTTAGAGAACCTGTTTGAAGTTGGCGGTGCAGCCCGGGCATGCAAAACCTACATTTTTTTGCCCGCGTTCATCGGTGCCCCCTCCTCCAGGCCATGGCATTCCCTCGATAGATCACCCCCCGCGCCAGGCCGAAAAAATGTTCTCCCGACGCTGCAATAGTGGCATGACAAGGCTTACAAGCGCTGTGAGCCGACGGGGAACCGCAGGGGGAGTGGTCCGCTGCCACCGAATAGAATGTATAATTCACTACAGCATAGAAGACTGTTTTAACAGGTTCGACGGGTTCGAGGTATATGGCACAGGCTGTCCGATTCTCTATTGACTACATCCGCAGCGAAGTGCGCCACCGGCTCGAGGCCGGCAAGGTGCTGCGTTCCCAGCCGGTCTCGGCGCTCGGCGCTTTTTATGCGCCCGCCGAGTGGAAGGCGATGTGCGAGGAGCTGGAATTGCTCGATGTACGGCTTTGCGACCCCCTGGCCGAGTTGCTGGGCCGCGAGGAATGGGCCAACGACTAGAATGCCTACAGTCGAGATTGGGCATTATTCGTGGTTCCACCTGTCAAGCATCGTCTGTCGGAGCGCGCCCGTGCGGTTGTTCCCTCGCTGATTCGCGACGCCTCGCGCTACTGCGACGAACTCGGGGCACTGAATTTGGCCCAGGGGTTGCCGGATTTTGCGGCTCCCGCCTTTTTGAAGGAGGCGGCCCAGCGGGCGATCGCCGCCGACCGCAACCAGTACTGTGACCCGTGGGGCCTCGCGCAACTGCGCGAAGCGATCGCCGCCAAGTGTGCCAGAGACAACGCTCTCGCGGTCGATCCGGCCACGCAGGTGACGGTCTGCTGTGGGGCGACCGAGGGCCTCAATCTGGCGCTGATGGCGCTGCTTGACCCGGGCGATGAAGTCGTGGTCTTCTCGCCTTTTTATGAGAACTACCGGCCGAATCTGGCCACAGTCGAGGCAAAGCCCCGCTACGTGCCGCTCAGCGCCCCGGATTGGCGCGTCGATGAGGCGGTGCTCGAACGGGCCTTTGCCGGTACCGCGCCCCGAGCGGTGATTGTCAATAACCCCGCCAACCCCACCGGCAAAGTCTGGTCGCGCCAGGAACTGGAACTGGTGGCCCGCTACTGCGAGCGCTACGACGCCTACGCGATCACCGACGAGATTTACGAGTACATCCTCTACGACGGGGCGGAGCACATCTCGCTGGCCGCGCTCGCGGGGATGGCCGAGCGCACGGTGACCGTCAGCGGGCTTTCGAAGACTTTTTGTGTGACCGGCTGGAGGCTAGGCTATGTGATCGCCTCCGAGCCCCTGACCGCCGCCATCCGCAGGCTGCACGACTTTTTGACCATCTGCGCTCCGGCCCCGATGCAGCACGCCGCCGTCGCGGCCCTCGAAGCGCCTGCCGACTACTACGCCGACTTGCGCCGCCTCTACCAGGCCAAGCGCGACCGGTTGGTGACGGCGCTGTACCGCAGCGGGTTTGAGCCGGTACGACCGGCTGGGGCTTATTATGTCTGGACCGATGCCGGCGTGCTCGGGGCCAAAAACGCCCTGGAGGCGGCCGGACGCCTCGCCATCGAAGCGGGGATCGCGGCGGTGCCCGGGGATTGTTTTTTGCCGCCGGGTCATCCCAACTGCAATTTGCGCTTTTGCTATGCCAAGAGCGACCAGACCCTGGCCGCCGCCGTCGAACGGCTCGACCGCTGGAGCGGCCATGGCTGAGCGGCGGGGGCGCTATACCAAGTCCAACCTGCCCAGCAAGCTCTGTGCGGTCTGCGGTTTGCCTTTTGAATGGCGGCGCAAGTGGGCCGACTGTTGGGACGAGGTGAAGTACTGCTCCGAACGCTGTCGCCGCGGCCGAGCGCGCTAGGGCGGCGCTTCGGGCGTGGGCAGCCACCGCCTATGATGGAATAGATCCGCTCGATTACATCGAAACGCTATGGAATATCGGGACTACTACGAGATACTGGGCGTTCCTAAATCTGCCGATGAGCAGCAGATCAAAAGCACCTACCGAAAACTGGCTCGGCAGTTCCATCCCGACCTCAATCCGGGCGACAAGCAGGCGGAAGAAAAATTCAAAACGATCTCCGAAGCCTACGAGGTGCTCTCCGACCCCAGCAAGCGCAGCCGCTACGATCAATACGGCCGCTACTGGCAGCAGGCGGGCCGCTCCGGCGGCACCCCGGCGGGGGGTACCGCCCCGGCCGAGGCAGGCGGGGGGGGCTTCGAGGGATTCGACTTTGACTTCAGCCGCTTCGGCAGCTTCGACGAATTTATCGATTCGTTGATGGGCAATCTGCGCGGCAGCGGGGGCGAGCGCACGGCTCGGGCGAACGTGCGCACCACCCAGCGCCCAGGCCGCAGTGAAGATGTCGAGATGCCCCTCGAACTGACGCTCGAAGAAGCGCTGAACGGCACCAAAAAGCGCGTGCGCACCGCCACGGGCAAAGTGGTCGAGGTCAACATCCCCGCCGGGGTTCACGAA
Protein-coding sequences here:
- a CDS encoding NAD(P)H-quinone oxidoreductase subunit N, which produces MNIDLAALNAGALWPEYIVTITLVVVLLVDLISGRKASWSLPYLTLLGLGIATATLLPMWILENPVSFLGSFTADPLSVVFRAFILISAALTVLMSVRYINQSSLATAEFYVLLLGATLGAMLLSGSSEMAMIFVALELLSITSYLLSGYAKLDKRSNEASLKYLLIGAASSGIFLYGMSLLYGFSGGQTQLSEIAPRIVDLGFPALLSLVLVAAGICFKLSAVPFHQWTPDVYEGSPTPVVAFLSVGSKAAGFALAIRFMTSAYPGFSEQWQTLFVLLAILSMVLGNVVAIAQTSMKRMLAYSSIAQAGYVMIGLAIGTQEGYSSMILYIGTYLFMNLGAFMAVVLFSLRTGTDEITAYSGLYQKDPFLTLVLSLCLLSLAGIPPLAGFFGKLYLFWAAVQSQAYTLVFFGLVTSVASIYYYVRVVKLMLVKEPSPQVLSYSEAGDQDGIQTLKAGMLITTVATVVLGILFPPLISLADTSLRATPSLQQVRTATPVSRVSTGAEAPADHGR
- a CDS encoding DUF4327 family protein — encoded protein: MAQAVRFSIDYIRSEVRHRLEAGKVLRSQPVSALGAFYAPAEWKAMCEELELLDVRLCDPLAELLGREEWAND
- a CDS encoding Uma2 family endonuclease yields the protein MTQSAPPPSPKDHLPTMYDLPSEALEEPGLPDELHILQPQLLSVTFWPTACPQEEIFTASDLNFYYDLRHLLWYKRPDWFAVIGVPSLYEERELRRSYVLWQEGIAPTVVIEFLSPGTEAEDLGRSSHGADEPPTKWQVYERILRVPYYIVFDGDVGRMRLFQLLGIRYQEVTLAEPRFWFEELGIGIGLWRGFWLKLERPWLRWFDERGQWIATPEEQPRHRAEQAEQEAGQLREQMERLKVQLRSLGLQPDHGPAA
- a CDS encoding dTDP-4-dehydrorhamnose reductase family protein produces the protein MPKRLLITGASGLLGFQVARRALQSAWEVVGTISRHRCPLPIEQPQLDLASEDLSGLAAFVGQYRPDALVHCAAMSEAAQCEANPTAALRVNVAATEALALAADRIGCRFVFISTDLVFDGRGAPYCEESLPSPLGCYGRTKMAAEERVLKLGGGGALVLRTSLLLGPSPSGARSVEERLAAQLAAGKQANLFTDEFRSPVYAPDLAVALLELVEAGQSGLLHLGGPERLSRYALGMLLADHFGWDTRLILAASGRDYPSTPPRPSDVSLDSRRAYALLSTPPRSLGQVFAPRNR
- a CDS encoding DnaJ C-terminal domain-containing protein, producing MEYRDYYEILGVPKSADEQQIKSTYRKLARQFHPDLNPGDKQAEEKFKTISEAYEVLSDPSKRSRYDQYGRYWQQAGRSGGTPAGGTAPAEAGGGGFEGFDFDFSRFGSFDEFIDSLMGNLRGSGGERTARANVRTTQRPGRSEDVEMPLELTLEEALNGTKKRVRTATGKVVEVNIPAGVHEGTKVRVAGEGSSRGDLFLVVKLKAHPFFAVDGDDLLCEVPLTPAEAALGTKVEVPTLTGRVRVTIPAGTSTGRTLRLAGRGLPRRGGSRGDQLVKIRIEVPTALSSEERDLYEKLSRTESFRPRARFDSQ
- a CDS encoding pyridoxal phosphate-dependent aminotransferase; this encodes MVPPVKHRLSERARAVVPSLIRDASRYCDELGALNLAQGLPDFAAPAFLKEAAQRAIAADRNQYCDPWGLAQLREAIAAKCARDNALAVDPATQVTVCCGATEGLNLALMALLDPGDEVVVFSPFYENYRPNLATVEAKPRYVPLSAPDWRVDEAVLERAFAGTAPRAVIVNNPANPTGKVWSRQELELVARYCERYDAYAITDEIYEYILYDGAEHISLAALAGMAERTVTVSGLSKTFCVTGWRLGYVIASEPLTAAIRRLHDFLTICAPAPMQHAAVAALEAPADYYADLRRLYQAKRDRLVTALYRSGFEPVRPAGAYYVWTDAGVLGAKNALEAAGRLAIEAGIAAVPGDCFLPPGHPNCNLRFCYAKSDQTLAAAVERLDRWSGHG
- the ruvB gene encoding Holliday junction branch migration DNA helicase RuvB; the encoded protein is MAIISSRPSGAEGEPAKSRTAPAETAQRSRAAVQSERAHEDQHEESLRPRSLGDYAGQKDLKAVLGIAVAAAKSRGESLDHLLFYGPPGLGKTSISLILAREMNVQIHLTTAPALERPRDIAGLLVKLQRGDILFIDEIHRLPRITEEILYPAMEDYRLDITIGKGQNARITSVPLPRFTLIGATTRVGALSSPLRDRFGLIQRLRFYDVEELTGIVIRNAALLNIPIDEPGAAEIARRARGTPRIANRLLKRVRDYAQVEGDGRITEPVACAALELFEVDPRGLDWTDRRLLATLIEHYNGGPVGVESLAAATGEDTQTIEEVYEPYLMQIGYLLRTARGRMASPAAYRHLGYAPPQRFEQVSLLDNIDSAHRRN
- a CDS encoding DUF2256 domain-containing protein, which codes for MAERRGRYTKSNLPSKLCAVCGLPFEWRRKWADCWDEVKYCSERCRRGRAR
- a CDS encoding hybrid sensor histidine kinase/response regulator; this encodes MLQSAERILVVDDLPDNIALVQFLLASEGYEIETASSGAECLDRVYKNSPDLVLLDVMMPGMDGYEVTRRLKADGHLPFLPILLVTASDRPSAALGLDAGADEFIRKPIEPDELLARVRSLLRLKRSISERDSIARQREDFVARLAHDLRTPLVAADRMFNLLGQGALGPMPPSMAEAIEIMARSNSNLLALVRTLLDVYRYEAGAKKLHFQPVDVIELMQQVCDELAPLAAEKHLELSAQLETVPKVLADRLELRRVLTNLLGNALKFTDQGGVTVRSRLGDGGGVHLDFCDTGPGIAAEEQAYLFRRFAQGRHSKEGSGMGLHLSRQIVEAHGGTLTLTSAPGTGSIFTVTLPAAK